In the Arachis stenosperma cultivar V10309 chromosome 8, arast.V10309.gnm1.PFL2, whole genome shotgun sequence genome, CATACGCACATATGTTTAATTTCTAAAGTCCCCAACATTAGCAAGATGAACCAGGTGAGGCCTATTAGTCTTAgtactattttttataaaattatctcTAAAATTCTGGTGCATAGATTACAACATACTATGAACAGAATCATTAGTGATAATCAAAATGTGTTTATAAAGGGCCGACTTATTAGTGATAATGTATTGATTGCTCACAAATTTATGCACTTCTTGAAGAATAAGAGGTTTGGGGATGAAGAACTAGCGTTGAAAGTAGATATGAGCAAAGCTTATGACCGGGTTGAATGAAAATTCGTTTGGgctattattaaaaaattgggTTTTTTGTAGAAGGTGGGTGGAGTAGATGAAGAAATGTGTAACGACTGTTTCCTACTCTGTTGCTGTGAAAGGACAACCTTATGGTTACTTTAAGCCATGTAGGGGATTGTGACAAGACGATCCCCTTTCTCcctatctatttttattttgtgcatAGGGACTCTCCCATCTGCTCTACAGAGGAGAACAGAAGAATGAGATCACTGGAATACGTTTGAACTACAAATGTCCTTACATTACTCATATAATTTTTGCAGATAACTCAATTATATTCAGTAAGGCAACACCCCAAGTATGTGCTAACATAGCCCAAATTCTATAATCTTATAGTGATGAAGTGAGTGGACAAGTGGTTAATCTATAAAAGTGATCCTTATTTTTCAGTAAAAATACTATTCCAGAAACCCGAGATACTTTATCTGATATTCTCAACATTTTCCATGTTGGGAACCAAGATAAGTACTTGGGTCTGCCTTCAGTGATACAGAGATCGAAAAAGGCAACCTTCAATTATATTAAGGATCGGGTGGCGAAGAAATTAcagcattaaaaaaaatctccCTTATCAGCTAGCGGTAGAGAAACATTGATTAAAGTCATAGCCATTGCCATTCCGATATATACGTTGGGGTGTTTCAAGCTGCTTGGGATTCTTATAGAGGACATACAACGTATGATAATGAGATTCTGGTAGGGACAAAAGGAGAATGAAAGAATACAATACTAAATTGGTTGGGATATAATCTGTAGACCTCAAACTCAGGGGATTAAATTTCAAGGATTTAAAAACCTTTAACCTAGCTATGCTAGGAAAACAAGGCTAGAGAATCATCTCTTGACCTCACTCGCTATTGGACAAAGTgctaaaaagttaaaaaatttgtTAACAGAATGTTCCACGATCCACCGAAATCACTACCAGAAATTTGTTAATAGAAACAAATGTGGAGAGCTCTCTGGAAGATCCAATGCCCTcccaaagataaaaattttcTCTGGCGTGCTCTTCACAATGGTCTTCCAGTGTAATGGAATTTAAACTGCCAATTTCCAACAGCTTCGCTACAATGCCCTAGATACCCAAATTCTTCTAAATCGGTGACCCATTGCTTGGCTTCATGCTCTCAATCAAGACAAGTATGATGTTTGGCAAGGATCCAACCATCATAAATAGCAGGAGATGACGATATATTCTAAAAATGGTGGGTGCATGTGAGTGGAAGGATGATAGGAGAAGAGggagaaaacaaaaaaatagcaAATGCAACTTTCATCCTTTGACAAATCTAGAAAGTGTGTAATATGAAGATTTTCGTAGACAAGAGCTTCTCTCCTTTTGAAATTTTCTCCATAGCAGAGATAAGATGGAAGAGAAATTTGCTGCAAGAACACTATATTAATGAAGCAACTATTGAATTCTTAGTCTCGATTATTTTAAAGTACGTAATGTGAGAATGtcctattttgttttgttttgtttttattgtatTGTCCAAAGTTGGAACATCTCCTATTTGTTGCTTAATTCTTACaatcaataatattatattctatctttgtaaaaaaaaaaaattaattaaatttttaattgtgaataattttaatttataaaaaaatatacaacaattctaatatattttatactaaaaaatctaattataaaattaacaacACCTCTCTGCAAAAGGCAGATTACTATTTTGTAACAAtcagtttatttttttccttctttacTAGATGTGTATTGTATTTTACAGATCTATAAACTTGTAAGTCTACATCTATGTATAACACACCATACACCTATATATTTGAATCACACCACTTTTACTccattattaaattaatttctgtAAATAGACACCGGACACTagtaaaaaaaaactaaaaatagtaaaaataaaaacgCAAACGCTTGACGCATGGTGTGGTGTGAAAccaacttcttcttttttcctttcttcttctttttgattttcttaaATTAATGGGAAAAGAGATAACCCACCGGTGTTCTCGATTTCTGAAACATACAAAAGTAAATGAACTTTCTTctaaaggaaaaaaaaggacGCGGAAAAAGAGTAAATGAATTTTATTAGTGTACTTTGATATGATAGCATATTGGTGAGTAGTGTTTTTTCaattgataaaattttaatagaaaattgCATGAATAGATATAgttattttatgaaaatttatagtattaaaatttttccaaattttattaatattaatcacaaaatataaaaaaatcttttacaGAGGATgttttatatatacaaaaaatatttatgtggATACAAAAACATGTGctatatgtatatatactatttattctttttataaCTGTAAATCtatttgattataaatataaatttgattaaattagattttagTTATGAAGTTTTATTATAATTGTAACtctattttaacatttttatacatattttcttaataaaagtctaaaaaatgcaaaaggaattaCTTAgagttacaaaataaataaattctgaaaagattataatttatttaatttgttaaagtATCTACACAGCAGTGATAGAACTTTGAcaaatctaattaaatttgaaaattttaaattgttatttttaaaaattgaattatatttcatttaaattttaaatttaaaaaacatcataatctaaattaaattctatccgaattttaaataaaaaattttgtaatttttttattttttcaaattcaaataaataaatttgatctaaattataataatttgattataaaataaatttaaattgatacaTATAAATTACaatgttttaaataaaattgaattaaattaaaaaataaaatcaaattaaaataatctaaatcataataaatgatataattttactttttaaattgGTTCAAATCCTATTGTAAACATAGTCATATGATTTTGAATATAAATATTGCCATTGCAAATgaaataagtaataaaaaaatacaaatatttttttaaaatatataaataaataatcgatatattttatttattataaaaaaaaatccgtTACCCTGTTAGTAATTTCATGTCTCATGTGTAAACAAAGGGCATTATAGTAAATAAAATTTGTAATGAAACAAGAGATTGATGCTGATGCTGCGGTTTTGTGTTGTGTTGTGTTGTGTTGTGAGTACTATGAACTATGAAGTGTTAAGTGTTAAGTGTGAAGTGTGAAGTGTGAAGAGACAAAGTAAAAAGTGCAGACACAAAGCTGTGGGAACGAAACCAAACcaagacaaaaaaaatcaaagtgATGAGGTGAagtgaaagagaaaagaaaaaaaaaaaaaacccttatGCTTTTTTGGGTTTGTTTCCCTTTCCCACCAGCTTGAAGTGTTTAAGGTTGGTGCAAAGAACAAAACTTTACTCTCCCTTCTTatgttcattcattcatattttctttttctcttattttattatttttttctttatataaaaagaaaaaaaaatatctagGCAAGTTCATACCATAGATTATGAAGGACACTTCATTTTCCACAAGTGAAAAGTTCAAATTTTCAACTTCATTTTGCTTTAACGGTATATATAGCACACCATTTATGGAAGATTGGCAAATGggcattaaaaaaaagaaaaaaaaatggtttTTTTAGCTGCCAAATATTCTTCTTGTTGTTATAGTTGATGTTGCTTTACTTCAATTTCCACGGGCATTGATTCTCCAATGTTATTCTCTTTGTGCATTACATTTGGCTACatagtttttcattttttgcTGTGGATTCTAGCTCATAAAGAGTTGagacttttattttattttatttttattcttatctAGTTTTGTATCTCCTTTTATTAGGTGCCTTTCACTTTCTGTCAATTTCTAGGAGGGTTCAGCTTCATAGCCTTTGATGCAGATTCATTgatattatcattattattattattttgctTTATTGTCACCCTCCCATTTGGGTATAAATAGGGATTGCTTATGTTTGTGATCTACATTCATTACAGAAGTTCATCATCTTAAGCATTTTGTGGCAGTGACATTAGCATTTTTGAGATTATAGAGAATATGAGCTACAACAGCACCTCAATGAGTTCtggttagtttttttttttgtcttttccaTTGCCCTAATTTCACTACATTTATTTGCTTCTGACATTTTCTTTAAGGATTTAATATGTATGAACATTTAGTGCTGCATTAGTGAAATGAATCATCCAAAAGAATGAATTTAATTGGACGACCATGTaaaagaatttcgaaaactaaaatgTCTTTTGTTTTTAGGTGGTGGAAATGGAGCTGGTAGAAGGAATTTCGAGTTCGGAAGGACTCATGTAGTTAGGCCTAAAGGGAGGCACCAAGCAACTATAGTTTGGCTACATGGCCTCGGTGATAATGGCTCGAGGTTTGTTTTTCGCTACTTTCAATATCTTAACCTTATGCAATTACTACAGTTTTAGTGATGTATGCTCTTTCCTTACTTGGCTTTCAAATATCGATTACATCATCAATGACATGGATTTTGTGGAAGAGTTTTTCTCAGGACAAAAAATACGGAAACATTAGAGTATCGAAACCTCTTGGAGAAAGAGACAGGCAAAATGTTTCTGTCTCTACTATCTCAGTGTCTCTGTATTTTTTGTCCTAAGACATGTGCAAATGACTGTCCTTGTCAATGTGCATGGCTCAACAGTTTGGAGTTAATGGTGTTTGGAATTTTAATCATTTGAATAAGTTTGGTGACACTTTTTCAGTGGAAACTCTAGTGGATACCCTCTGCCTTGTGCTAGAGAATATGCCTTCAATAAGAATGCTGTGTTTGTTTTCttctaattaaatttaacatCTCTAAGGGAATGTCAAAATCTTGTCCTATTCTGATGTGAGAAGTTTGGTTATTAAATAAGTTCCATTTGCTCTTTTTACAAAAGGCTCTGTCCAACAAAAagttattattaaaaatcttttctaaaagaAAACAAGTATTCTTCTTCTTGATGAAAGTTTTCAGTAAAGGAAACCTTGACTCTGAGATTAGAAATATTAGAGAATGGGACCACTACTTCACCATCTATGTTGTTTCCAAAACATAGTTAGGCATAGAAATTCTAATCGCCATTTTATTAATACGCGGTCCCAAAATTAGGTAGGAggttaatataattttaatgtgTAACTTGAAGGAAACTTTATCATAGTTTCAAgtgtcatttttttttttttacttgcaGAACATGTAGCCTGCAGCTTGTTCTATTactgttatttatttattttgtactTTATCTTGTTTCTATGCATAGTTGAAAAGTTTGAAAATTTCTTCGAATTAGTAATTTGGAATTTGTGTTGTTTTGCAGCTGGTCCCAAATATTtgaaactcttcctcttccaaATGTAAGAATAAACATAAGTACATCATTAATGTAATATATTTGGAAAACATGTTTGTTTGATAAGTAGAGGCCATTTATTCTTTTGAAACTTATGCTGCAGATTAAATGGATTTGCCCGACTGCTCCTACGCGACCTCTAGCCCTGTTCGGTGGATTTCCTTACAGTGCTTGTAAGATTTGGTGCTAAAAAAATTCAACATAATTCACTTGAAAACATCATTTGTTCCTTTATGGTTTTTCCATTTTGTTTTGGCTGCAAGATTTGCTTTCTACACTTCATTGTTGACATTAATAAAATTCCTTGCATGCATACTGTATGTTCGATGTTGTAACTGTCGAGAATGGTCTAATTTGTTGAGGAATCTCTACCAGGGTTCGATGTTGGGGAGATTTCGGAAAATGCTGCAGATGATTTGGAGGGATTAGATGCTTCTGCTGCACATGTTGCCAACCTTCTGTCGACCGAGCCTCCAAATAGTAGGTTTTCCAAGATCACAATTTATACCGATATTGCAACTGCCATAACGTTTTCACTTGATTATATGGTTCACTGGTTAACTCAATATATGAAATAGTTAAACACCCTTATGGCTAGATTTATGAATTGCACTCATGGTAATGAAGAATGAAAGAAGATGGTTTGCTGGTATTAGAGGACTATTCAGTGAAATTATCAACAAGATTTTGAGATTATGAAAGTAATCATAATAATTAATGTGTCTTTGCTTATGCATCTTTAATTTTATGCTACCAGAGTCTACAAGAAATTGTTTAGAGCAAAGTCAAATGCTACATTTAGAATTCTAAACATGGGACTGTTGTTAAATGTTAACAAATCCAAGTTGCTTGTAATTTTACTTAAAAATGCTACTGCTGGCTGAATGTACAGTCAAACTCGGTATCGGGGGCTTCAGTATGGGTGCTGCAACTGCACTTCATTCAGCTGTCTGCCATGTTTCGGGGCGCTACGCGAACGGAAACATTTACCCTATCAACTTAAGTGCAATTGTTTCATTAAGTGGCTGGCTTCCTTGCTCAAGGTTTGGTTTCTATGCCACTCATAATTTCCTTTTCTTTATGCTGATATGAACTGTTCTGAAGTTTTTTTTCCCCTCTTTAACTGACACAGTGCCTTGAGAAATCGGATTGAAGGATCACGCGATGGCATAAGGCGTGCAGCGTCGTTGCCCTTGTTtctctgccatggcagaggtatTCATACCTGCTattgttacttttttttttccctttctaCTAATTTAGGATATAAAAGTGttaattattttgttcatttaAATTGATGTATATGAAAGTTGAGATACTAGTTTGGTTGAACTTCTTTTGGACTGAATTTGActgaattttttaaatcaacCATTTTAACATTTTCATTTTGGTTGAACATCTAAAACAAGTGTTCATTATTTGATTACGTATTCATCAAGTTTTGTCTAAAAAAGGGTTGACTTTCATACCTGATGATATCACTAAAACTATATCGTATTCTTTTTCGCAGGGGACGATGTGGTTGCATATGAACTCGGAGAGAAATCCGCAGGGGCCTTAAGTGCGGCCGGATTCCGGAATcttatatttaggagctataaTGGGTAATAGCTTTATTCTGTAAAAGGCTATCATATTTAAGGTTTAGGTTTATAATTTAGGATATAAGGTCAATGTTTTATGATTTTGAGTCTAGATTTATTCTGTAAAAGGCTATCATATAAAGTTGGTTACCTAGCATTACTGGAATAATAATATGGTGTTTGTTTGGTGTGCAGGTTGGGTCACTATACAGTTCCTGAAGAGACTGATGAAGTTTGTAGCTGGTTAACTGCAAATTTGGGACTTGAGGGGTTTAGGTTCAACTAGAGAACAATGCTTTTTTAGGGTAATGGAAGAGGCACTATAGAATAGATAGTGGTGTTTTGGGGGTATATTGGTAATTTGGTATAGCTGCTTCATCTCTCTCATGTACTAAATAAACAAAGTTTCTATATTTGTCTTATAGGATTGGATTACTACTATGTTTCTAGATTTGGGGTTTTGGGAAATTATGCTTTGGTTGGGGGGTATATGGATAATTTCCTATACACCAagtaaattttgtttatttcattTTAGGATGGATAATATACATAAGTTGTTTTCTGTATTCCTGTACtaaataaagtaaaattttgattatttttttattctcctTAGCtaccttcctttttcttttcttgaaaattaaCCCATACCAGGTTTGACCAACTATTTGCAAATTAAAGCAATTTTTTTCAGGGAGACTATAAATTGTTATTTATATGGAATTTATTTTCAAGTTTGTTCACTATACCTACATGTATACATTTTCATTCTTAAATGcaatttaaaaactaatattagACTACTGCTATTCATAAATTTTTAATCATGTAGATGGAGGTGGGACTATTTGCTCTTCATTGCCATCCATTTCTGCATCTTGCTAATGACCTGAATCTGAAATCCAAAAATgaaatttcaaaatttctttatgcgttttaaattctaattaataataataattgaaagaATACTTTAATACAATCCCCATTAGACGGCCCAATATGCTTAAATCCTAGAGTCTTACTTTTTAATTATGATAAAGACTTTTTTATTAATAGAATTAGCTAGGTACCATTGTTCTTAATATTTGAATGAATTAAAGTTGGTCTTATTAATCTATTATTCAACTACCACACCACAATTCACAACAAAGATtcaatctttttaaattttttttgatggCGTTGGTTGTTtctatataataaaaaaattaaacacaaaTTATGTTTTCTTCAGGttatgtatattaatttttcaaatttctaaTAAAAAGAACACATGAATCAAATCACAATTTACCTTTGTTCTTGCCATATGGATTTTTGCATTCCTTGCATTCACAAAGACTGGAGCATCCAACCTCAACCTTTTTTGAAGTTgaaatgtaaaatttttttaaaaaaatagaaaataaaaaataaagacaacTGTAGTGGACCAGATGAAGGAGATTGGTTAACACATTGctataaaaaattaagaataattgaattttaatctATTGTGAAATTAAATAcctaaaataaaagagagagtGTTTTATTGGAGAGAAAAGaatgagaagaaaataaaagatacCAATGAATcacataattttatataatttggATATAAAATATAGATTATTCAAATAACATTTATGTTTTCATTTAAGTAATATAATATACAAAgaatatatatatcatatgcatatgctccataaaaataaaattacctcaAAACATACACAATACTTCTGCATACAATTTGACTTTATGCATCTGCAACCTCTTTTGTGCCTTGCTGCTGCTGATGATGATGCTGTCTTAACATTTTCATTATCCTACAcaccatacatcaaataatgaaCTTGGTGTCAAATTTAtggaatttattttttaagataaatattaaatatttaaaaattgtttatttttaatcatttgaTAAAGAAAGTTTTATACCGTATTATTGGGGGAGGAAAGATGAGTTTGAACAATCCTTGGAGCAAATGCTAATGGATAACGCCTTTTGATATATTCCTTAGcttcattaattttgtgtaaATGTTCTTCTCTATTTAAGCACCCTTCGCAAGCACAAGCCTCAGAACAGTAGATTTCAGCACGAAAACATTCACAATAACTGCATAGCAAACCATGTCATAAAAGAATTCAATTAATAATGTAAATTACATGTGTTACATTTGGAAAAATATGTACTTTACTTACAGGTTCACACATTTATTCTTCTTACATGTACATCCTCTTTTACCATCACTTGTGTTTGATGCACTGTTTCAAACAGATTAATGTTAATTAATAACAATTACACTAAACttatagaataattaaacttataAAGTTGTAAGGAAAAAGAATACTGACTGCTTTTTGTATCCTCCACCAGTTTGGTTAAGTTTCTCTTTAGAAATGTTGTCATCATCAGCATCATGTTTTGTAGAATTAGTGCTGATGGTGTTTGATTCTACTAAACCGACACGTGGCAAATAAGTGAAGAATTTACTTGGTTTCGATTCTCTTGATGTATCTTTGGctgcttcatcttcttcttcttggttaCTAGCCTACATTTATTGCAACActagtaattatttttttgtggaTATATGTGAAAAGTCATTTATACCCTTTTGTAAGCTTTCAAATAAAATGCATATATGGTGAAGAGCAAGGGTGTTAAGTTATACCGATGGAATGTGAGTGGGTTGTGGAACCATCTCAGGAGAAAATGCAAATGGATTACGAGATTTGATTTTGTCCCTAGCATCATTAACTTTATCTTCATGTTCTTGTCTGTTTAAGCATCCTTCACAAGTACAACACTCTGCACAATAACCTTTAGCAGCAAAACATTCACAGTATCTGCAATAATTAATAATGAAACAAACAAACATTAATGTTAATGAAACAAGATACGGTTTAACAtttaaatagaatttaattttgatacatttcacatatttattcaattatataaattcttttagataattatttatgcagttaatatataaaaaataattatttttactaaaataactTATGTAATTGGATGTACGTAAAACTGCatgaaaattgaatttaaagAAAGTAGCAAAATATGAAAGTATGGATATTTTTCTGATATGACACTCATCGGCTCTCATTCAACACATGTATTTTCTGTGTTAAACtggattttaataaaaaataaaaaaattcttgttCGGATAAACTTTGACACACCTAAATATTATTACGTATTAATGTGTCTTGTATAAGTGTCCATGCATTATAGCAAGCATTACTAGTATAGTATACTCACAGGAGCAAGCATGCACTCTTCTTACATGTACAACCATTGTTACTCTCACTACTCTCTTGGATTATTCTCCTGTTCTCAAAACAAAAACAGCAATTTACAAATATATAAAACactgaaaaaaatgaaaacagagAATGAAACATATGTTGAAACAAGAAGAGGAACACTAACTTGTTACGATCATGAGAAATGAGAACACAATCATTGGAAGTGGTGTCTTGATGGCTCTGAGTCTCATCAACAACAACTCTTACTACTGATTTTCCATTGCTACCTTGTGAGATCAAAatgctttttattttattattactactactactcccAACTACAACATTTTCATGTGTCTCAGGATGAACCCTTTTTGTAGATTTTATGAGGCTATTCAAATGCAGACCAAAAGGCTTCAACTTGAAGTTtggtgcttcctcttcctgaaTTGGTGCATCAATTATTACAAGGTCGCTATTATTCACTTCATCATTAGATTGCACTGTTTCCATAAGGTCAATGTCCTCTTCATTACCCtacattattaatattattatattgttacacaaataacaaaaatattatatgcaCAATACAAATCGGTCACCAAATCAGCTACTATATATTTGCATATAAATACACATATAGTTTAACTTATTTTCAATGCGTATTTTATGTTTTAACATATATTCTATACGAATAACTAATTTGGtggctgatttttttttataatttaacatatattttataccaTATATGCACATTtttctaataaataaaaatgaacagCAAGAATGTATGGTAGGGTTAATTATTGTTACCGTGGGGTAGGGTGAATAATAATGATCAAGGGAAGGTTCGATTCCTAGAATCTCATCTGCAAACAAATTGCTATCTATCCATTCTTGTGATGATTCCACATTAAATTCGAAGTTGTTTTCACAAAGATCTTCAAGAAGATCACCATCGTCTCCAATACGTAGGCCACTTTTTTAGAAACAATAATAATACACACAAATTTTGTGTCAAGAAATTAAAACAGCAACACtagacaaaagaaaaataataataataataaaaggaatGGTGTTGTTACTAATAATGTTGTGAAAATGATTCACCTTAATAAGATTGATTGGGTTTCTGGTGACAGAACAAGCTCTGGTGTGTACGATTCACCAAGAAAGTAATCATCATCATTAAGATCA is a window encoding:
- the LOC130946104 gene encoding uncharacterized protein LOC130946104 codes for the protein MDRPSDDLESSKNKNNNNNFGSFNPSISNEVENSSPSKHHHEHDHDLNDDDYFLGESYTPELVLSPETQSILLSGLRIGDDGDLLEDLCENNFEFNVESSQEWIDSNLFADEILGIEPSLDHYYSPYPTGNEEDIDLMETVQSNDEVNNSDLVIIDAPIQEEEAPNFKLKPFGLHLNSLIKSTKRVHPETHENVVVGSSSSNNKIKSILISQGSNGKSVVRVVVDETQSHQDTTSNDCVLISHDRNKRIIQESSESNNGCTCKKSACLLLYCECFAAKGYCAECCTCEGCLNRQEHEDKVNDARDKIKSRNPFAFSPEMVPQPTHIPSASNQEEEDEAAKDTSRESKPSKFFTYLPRVGLVESNTISTNSTKHDADDDNISKEKLNQTGGGYKKHASNTSDGKRGCTCKKNKCVNLYCECFRAEIYCSEACACEGCLNREEHLHKINEAKEYIKRRYPLAFAPRIVQTHLSSPNNTDNENVKTASSSAAARHKRGCRCIKSNCMQKYCVCFEIQVISKMQKWMAMKSK
- the LOC130945318 gene encoding acyl-protein thioesterase 1-like, which codes for MSYNSTSMSSGGGNGAGRRNFEFGRTHVVRPKGRHQATIVWLHGLGDNGSSWSQIFETLPLPNIKWICPTAPTRPLALFGGFPYSAWFDVGEISENAADDLEGLDASAAHVANLLSTEPPNIKLGIGGFSMGAATALHSAVCHVSGRYANGNIYPINLSAIVSLSGWLPCSSALRNRIEGSRDGIRRAASLPLFLCHGRGDDVVAYELGEKSAGALSAAGFRNLIFRSYNGLGHYTVPEETDEVCSWLTANLGLEGFRFN